The genomic segment agaaaaagagactgaaatgTCTGATTAATTGTACAATTAACAACATACACATATTACCACCCAAGCGGCTCTCTGACGTCTTCACAATATAACATCAGAATATGCCATACAGGTTTGGAAATCCCTTAGTGGTTCAAGTGTTGGAAATGGGCTTTATTATGTATAAATGCAGAATTACACATGAGTAAAGATAGACAGTAAACATTACAAGACTTTCAAGAATCATGCAAGGAATGAGAGAGCCAGTAGATGGCGGTGTTCTGATATCGTGACCCACATGCTTCACATTGGCTACAAAGAGCCTCATAGGAAAGATGTTCTTCTACCAGCTACCAGTAATCGTAAGAAGTTAGaactgtgttcatttttttttaaagctatcCTTTATTCCAAGTGTTATCGGAAaccaatatatataatatgaaatatatataatataagacTTGCTCTACGGTATTTTCCGTTTGTATTGCAtgggcactccactgattttacaagtTCAGATCGAGATGAATTTACTCTTCATCAGGGTTATGGGGTTTAGAAGACAATCACATTTGCCAGTCAGGGAAGGCCCAATGAAAGATACTATAAAGTTACATTATGGAAATTATATGATTTTGACCCATAATAGAGacaaaaagtcaggatatcCGAAACATTATTGAAGGGCAACATTAAATAAGCTATATTTAATTAAGTCATCTTTTATTTGTCCTGTAAGTGGCCTATTATATGGTGTGTATTGTTGTCTATCTCTATACTATtatatgtaaatactgtaatgtaatgtatttgtgCAGTTCAGCATGACAGATTCATGGTTTAGCGTGATTATGTGTAAAGcgtactgtgtgttttctgctagTGATACATCTTCTTGTGTAGAACATCTCTGCTACTTCCCTCGTCTTTGATTGGACGAGCTTTGACCATCTGACCAGGTTATCCGTTTTTTTCTTCAAGGCgaagtgaaattaaatataGGGTATGATATTTGTCTCTGCCTAGGACAGTAGTCTTGTATTGACGTTTTGAGTTATCACACAGACAATATTCTTACTTTTTAATTGCTTTATGAGGAATAGAAGCCCTTGGAGCCTTTCTGGCACCTCGGCTGGTTTTGCTTTGTAGTGGATTAAGGTGTTTTATCGGTCTATTTCTGTTTGCCCTTTATTGACAGGAGGCTAACTTACAACCGGGAGTGATAAGGCTGCAGTATGGCCTGAGGATTTGACCTAGCAGGACAATCTTTGGGACAACACATCTGCCGGCTGCTTGCCATAATCGCCAGAAAGGTAGCGTTAAAGACATAACTAGAGATAAGGTATAGCTAATAAACTAATAACGTAATAATTTACGCCTTCTAGCCTTTATTACATGCGTTATGAAGATTAATATTCTCGCTGTATTGTTTAAAGCTAAATATCATATTGATGCCATTCATCTATAGGATATGAGAGGCATGTCAACCCCCCTGCACCATTATCATTCACTGCATCCTCTGGACCGTTGTGTTTTAAGGTATAGACTTCTCTGTTTAGATTGACAACAGCGCCAtcttgtggtgtttttttaagCCGCTACAAGGAGCTGTTTATACCGGAAGTAAACCTGAGGTCGTCATGGGGAGCAAAGTCAGTTCCAAAATGGCTGGCCCTACCGCCCGAGTCATCCAGGTAACGCTCCTGAAATCTTGATTACTCTAGACATCTGTGTGTTGAGCTCAGATGAACgttataaattaaaatgtcgCCTTTCTGTTGCTGACTTCTCTTGATGGCCTACGTTGGTGAGGCCTTGTTTGGGTGACAAATACCGTCGTACCCTTGTTGATGTCCTTGTTAAACCGCAAAACATTCAGTCATGTATCTTATCATGTCgagacagcagcagaaaagcaTTTTACTAACTAAATCAATATAAAAGTTAACTAGCGTGTTAAGTGGCATGTTCACTCTTTGGCAGTGCCGTTAGCCCAGTCTGTCATGGCTTATTGCTGAACTCAGATCTGTTTCTCGGCTAACTTAGATAAGTTTGTCCAGAGCTGAAATTGACCTAAAATAGCTTTAGGACGGAAACATATTGTTATTCAGTCAGTGTTTAATCATTGTTTTCTATTCTCTTGCTCATTGACAAAGATACTGTGTCGTTTAATTTGTAGATTTGTACCACAGTAGCCcagcaaacatgtaaacaatgtttatatggactagggctgcaactaatgattattttcataatcgattaatcttttCATTATTCTTTCAGTTggttgattatttatttattctttgatgTCTGAAAATAGTTTCAAAAGACTGCCTCTCAATATTTTCCAGACCAAGGTGCTGTCCTCAAATTTGCTGTGTTTCGTTTAGTCCCAACCCCAAAGATTTACAATGACAACGTGAACTGAATTCTGTTCTGCAATGATCAAgctgaaaaaaagtaaataactTGCATTTGAGAAGCTATGATCCGGATCTTAGGCCACTTTTGCTTGACTTTTGACTTAAACAATTCatcagttatcaaaattgtAGGCCGCTAATTGTTTCTTTGACTATTGCTTTGTTTCAGCAATAGTATGAATCAAAGTTACTGTCATCTTAGTTACATTTTGTGAGTCTCCTGTCACAGTCTGAGGTTGCAGTCATCAATGAAGAGTTGCACTTACATAACCAAAAAGCTTGTCCTAATTATTCCTAGTGTAAGCTAGCCACACAGTTTTAACAGCCTGTGTTTTGGGGTATCTGCCACTGAATTACTTTGGTGCTcaaagctttgaaaaaaaattaaacttgTTGGtcatcagctttgtgtttttcaagaAACAACATTACCCAGGTAGTCCACGCATCTTGCTGGCAGCTCTTTGCACTTTGCTGTGGAAGGTTAAAACAATTGTTAATCTGTCCAAAACGAGCTCATTCTGTAAAGACAAGTCTCTtttgaattgtcatttttcagtgcgcaaacaaattattttcacCTCCACTGTATGTGGTTTTTGCAGTCTCAGCGGCATATATCTACTGTCCAtactatctgcatggctagatacctCATTGGGGAAgtgggaaaacattttttgggtTTTGGGTTAATTGACTATTTAactaacacacacttcacacagctgtttatgtgtgtgtgtgtttgcaggctaTTCGGCCTCACACTCCCCTGATCAAGTTCCCCAAAAGACAAGATATTCCAAAGGCCAATGGTGAGTATGAAGAGAGTGAATAATGCTCAGATAGGTGACATGATGACCTACATGAAGGAACCCACCCTAAAAAACTGCTCTTGGTGGAATAACTGGTACTTCCTGGCCTATTTTATTGTATCCACCCTAGATTATTACTTTAACAACTATTATTTAAACCTACATCTTGGCCTACATGTGAACTGTTGTTTCATATACTGGCATAGTATGATAGATGAAAAACTCGACAGTcatataattaaaacatttgtgattgaccctttttttaatgtgtgatgATTTCtggtttctcttctttttccagcCCAAGAGGCGTTGAAAATAATAGCAGTTGACTTCCCACCACACAATACTCCGGGTTCCCCTTCAGCACCGCCTCCGTTAGCAAGATCTCATGTACCTTTGACCCCAATCTCAGGCACGCCCGACACGCTGGCCTCTATTCAGCAACTAACGGCAAGGTACCGCAGGAGACCGTTGACAGTGGATGAAATGGACTACATCCAGGTGAGGCGTCAAATGGACCACCTACATTACTATATACTATACCCAGAACATTTCGCTGACAATTTGGCCTCTTAAAACCAAGTAGGATGGGTGGAGGTAGTGAAAAGGAAGGGGAAAATGAATCGCTTGAACGTTTCATTTGGTATCAGTTAGAACATAACCTTTGTCCTTGGTTAAAGATAAACCTGCAGAGTAACCTTGACTTGGTACTGTAGGTATAGATAGTGGGTTGTGTGGATTTATAATAGGAATACCATTAAACAAGTTTAGCATAACTCTGTATCCCCATCTTATGAATTACCAAAAAGTAAAGCTAAATAAAGTTGGTCTATTTAGAGTGTACAATGTGTCCATGTATGAGTAGCTTTCATGTCATGTTccttattttaaaatataagttttgtttttctattttctgtctttgccacAGCGCGGTGGTCCAGAGTGACCTGAAGCGACTCAATCACTGCAACCCAAGTCCTTATCTGTTGGAGATCAGTATGTGTCTTTTAATTCTGTTTCTCGGCACAAGAGAATCTAATGCCACACGAGACATGATGTAGAATAAAGTATTTCATAAATCCTgttaaa from the Enoplosus armatus isolate fEnoArm2 chromosome 4, fEnoArm2.hap1, whole genome shotgun sequence genome contains:
- the kgd4 gene encoding alpha-ketoglutarate dehydrogenase component 4; the encoded protein is MGSKVSSKMAGPTARVIQAIRPHTPLIKFPKRQDIPKANAQEALKIIAVDFPPHNTPGSPSAPPPLARSHVPLTPISGTPDTLASIQQLTARYRRRPLTVDEMDYIQRGGPE